The following coding sequences are from one Carassius auratus strain Wakin chromosome 47, ASM336829v1, whole genome shotgun sequence window:
- the tm2d1 gene encoding TM2 domain-containing protein 1 isoform X1: protein MALHWRSLLCFRSKTRLLIIFTFCLTVIHSLGNDVDNCDKLQLGQYVCKEPKIDDATQEPENCKDRLAWVECLPAPNISCRLSNGTQFKFSGEEVGFNKSILCRNVSGYSYKVALALSLFLGWIGADRFYLGYPALGLLKFCTVGFCGIGSLVDFMLISMQVDPNEMTHQIYRTVLCKSHPFFGYVFAVSKHKDKWTCQTTLWERLVHIWSLQTWLMHVLS from the exons ATGGCGTTACACTGGAGGAGTTTGTTGTGCTTTCGCTCAAAAACACGGCTGCTGATCATCTTTACCTTCTGTCTGACTGTCATTCACAGTCTGGGGAATGATGTGGACAACTGTGATAAACTGCAGCTGGGACA GTATGTGTGTAAAGAACCCAAAATAGATGATGCAACTCAAGAACCAGAAAACTGCAAGGACCGGTTGGCTTGGG TGGAATGTCTACCAGCTCCAAACATCAGCTGTCGGCTGTCAAATGGAACACAGTTTAAATTCAGTGGTGAAGAGGTCGGGTTCAACAAAAGCATCCTGTGTCGAAATGT gaGTGGTTACTCATACAAAGTTGCTCTTGCGTTGTCACTCTTCTTGGGATGGATTGGGGCAGATCGGTTTTACTTGGGATATCCAGCCTTGG GCCTGTTGAAATTCTGCACTGTGGGGTTCTGTGGAATTGGAAGCTTAGTGGACTTCATGTTGATATCCATGCAG GTGGATCCCAATGAGATGACCCACCAAATATACAGGACCGTGTTATGTAAATCCCATCCTTTCTTTGGATATGTATTTGCCGTTTCCAAACACAAGGACAAATGGACATGCCAAACTACGCTCTGGGAAAGACTAGTCCATATCTGGAGTCTGCAAACATGGCTCATGCATGTGCTGAGTTAG
- the tm2d1 gene encoding TM2 domain-containing protein 1 isoform X2, producing the protein MALHWRSLLCFRSKTRLLIIFTFCLTVIHSLGNDVDNCDKLQLGQYVCKEPKIDDATQEPENCKDRLAWVECLPAPNISCRLSNGTQFKFSGEEVGFNKSILCRNVSGYSYKVALALSLFLGWIGADRFYLGYPALGLLKFCTVGFCGIGSLVDFMLISMQIVGPSDGSDYIVDYYGARLTRLTITNETYRRKQLSP; encoded by the exons ATGGCGTTACACTGGAGGAGTTTGTTGTGCTTTCGCTCAAAAACACGGCTGCTGATCATCTTTACCTTCTGTCTGACTGTCATTCACAGTCTGGGGAATGATGTGGACAACTGTGATAAACTGCAGCTGGGACA GTATGTGTGTAAAGAACCCAAAATAGATGATGCAACTCAAGAACCAGAAAACTGCAAGGACCGGTTGGCTTGGG TGGAATGTCTACCAGCTCCAAACATCAGCTGTCGGCTGTCAAATGGAACACAGTTTAAATTCAGTGGTGAAGAGGTCGGGTTCAACAAAAGCATCCTGTGTCGAAATGT gaGTGGTTACTCATACAAAGTTGCTCTTGCGTTGTCACTCTTCTTGGGATGGATTGGGGCAGATCGGTTTTACTTGGGATATCCAGCCTTGG GCCTGTTGAAATTCTGCACTGTGGGGTTCTGTGGAATTGGAAGCTTAGTGGACTTCATGTTGATATCCATGCAG ATCGTGGGTCCATCAGATGGGTCGGATTACATTGTGGACTACTACGGGGCACGCCTCACCCGTCTTACGATAACAAACGAGACCTACAGAAGAAAGCAGCTCTCTCCGTGA
- the tm2d1 gene encoding TM2 domain-containing protein 1 isoform X3 — MMWTTVINCSWDNILSKQQLMYVCKEPKIDDATQEPENCKDRLAWVECLPAPNISCRLSNGTQFKFSGEEVGFNKSILCRNVSGYSYKVALALSLFLGWIGADRFYLGYPALGLLKFCTVGFCGIGSLVDFMLISMQVDPNEMTHQIYRTVLCKSHPFFGYVFAVSKHKDKWTCQTTLWERLVHIWSLQTWLMHVLS, encoded by the exons ATGATGTGGACAACTGTGATAAACTGCAGCTGGGACAATATCCTTTCAAAACAGC AGCTCATGTATGTGTGTAAAGAACCCAAAATAGATGATGCAACTCAAGAACCAGAAAACTGCAAGGACCGGTTGGCTTGGG TGGAATGTCTACCAGCTCCAAACATCAGCTGTCGGCTGTCAAATGGAACACAGTTTAAATTCAGTGGTGAAGAGGTCGGGTTCAACAAAAGCATCCTGTGTCGAAATGT gaGTGGTTACTCATACAAAGTTGCTCTTGCGTTGTCACTCTTCTTGGGATGGATTGGGGCAGATCGGTTTTACTTGGGATATCCAGCCTTGG GCCTGTTGAAATTCTGCACTGTGGGGTTCTGTGGAATTGGAAGCTTAGTGGACTTCATGTTGATATCCATGCAG GTGGATCCCAATGAGATGACCCACCAAATATACAGGACCGTGTTATGTAAATCCCATCCTTTCTTTGGATATGTATTTGCCGTTTCCAAACACAAGGACAAATGGACATGCCAAACTACGCTCTGGGAAAGACTAGTCCATATCTGGAGTCTGCAAACATGGCTCATGCATGTGCTGAGTTAG